The following coding sequences lie in one Bacteroides helcogenes P 36-108 genomic window:
- the phoU gene encoding phosphate signaling complex protein PhoU, which yields MVKFIESELVLLKKEIDEMWTLVYNQIDRAGDAVLTLDRELAQQVLVRERRVNAFELKIDSDVEDIIALYNPVAIDLRFVLAMLKINTNLERLGDFAEGIARFVINCTEPALDADLIKKLRLEEMISQVLSMLELTKNALKEENLEQATAVFAKDNLLDEINAEATSILAGHINAHPESALSCLNMVSVFRKLERSGDHITNIAEEIVFFIDAKVLKHGGRIDEHYPNDNK from the coding sequence ATGGTAAAGTTTATCGAATCGGAACTCGTCTTGCTGAAAAAGGAAATAGACGAAATGTGGACCTTGGTTTATAATCAGATCGACCGTGCAGGAGATGCTGTGCTGACTTTGGACCGTGAACTGGCCCAGCAAGTGCTGGTGCGCGAGCGTCGTGTCAATGCTTTTGAACTGAAGATTGACAGTGACGTGGAGGATATCATAGCTCTTTATAATCCTGTTGCCATCGACTTGCGTTTTGTCCTTGCCATGCTGAAGATAAACACGAATCTGGAGCGTTTGGGTGACTTTGCCGAGGGAATTGCCCGTTTTGTCATCAATTGTACTGAACCGGCTTTGGATGCCGACTTGATAAAGAAGCTTCGTCTGGAAGAGATGATTTCGCAGGTACTCTCCATGCTTGAGTTGACTAAGAATGCCCTCAAAGAAGAGAATCTGGAACAGGCTACGGCTGTATTTGCCAAAGACAATCTGCTGGATGAGATAAATGCCGAAGCCACCTCCATTCTTGCCGGGCACATCAATGCACATCCGGAGAGTGCGCTTTCTTGCCTGAATATGGTCAGTGTTTTCCGCAAGCTGGAGCGTTCGGGCGATCATATCACAAATATAGCCGAGGAAATAGTGTTCTTTATTGATGCAAAAGTGCTGAAACATGGCGGTAGGATAGACGAACACTACCCAAATGACAACAAATGA
- a CDS encoding Rpn family recombination-promoting nuclease/putative transposase: protein MSRFINPYSDYGFKLLFGREVSKDLLIDFLNGLLVGERVITDLTFLNNEQLPEYQEGRGIIYDVYCTTDTGEKIIVEMQNRSQVNFKDRALFYLSKAVVNQGLTGSDWMFGVKAVYGVFFMNFLLDGEEQKLRTDVILADRETGKIFSDKLRQIFIALPLFDKDEEECENDFERWIYVLKNMETLERMPFKARKAVFERLEELADVGALSKHEREVYDNSLKVYRDYLVTMEAAKIEGREEGRVEGRVEGIEIGIKKSQTDTALRMKSKGMSVSEIADITGLTLTEIEALQA from the coding sequence ATGAGCAGATTCATCAACCCATACTCAGACTACGGATTCAAACTTCTATTCGGACGGGAAGTGTCAAAAGACTTACTTATCGATTTCCTCAACGGATTGTTAGTAGGCGAGCGTGTAATTACAGACTTGACTTTTCTGAACAATGAACAACTACCCGAATATCAAGAAGGGCGCGGCATAATCTACGATGTATATTGCACCACAGATACCGGCGAAAAAATTATCGTAGAAATGCAGAACCGTTCGCAAGTAAACTTCAAAGACCGTGCGCTGTTCTATCTGAGTAAAGCGGTAGTGAACCAAGGGCTCACCGGTTCGGACTGGATGTTCGGAGTAAAAGCTGTCTATGGCGTGTTTTTTATGAATTTCTTGCTCGACGGCGAAGAACAAAAACTCCGTACAGACGTTATTCTTGCAGACCGTGAAACGGGAAAAATATTCTCGGACAAACTGAGGCAAATCTTCATCGCCCTCCCATTGTTCGACAAGGACGAGGAAGAATGCGAAAATGATTTTGAACGTTGGATTTATGTATTGAAGAATATGGAAACTCTGGAAAGAATGCCATTCAAGGCAAGAAAAGCTGTCTTCGAAAGACTCGAAGAATTGGCCGACGTGGGCGCCCTCTCCAAACATGAACGAGAGGTGTATGACAACAGCCTGAAAGTCTATCGTGACTATCTGGTAACTATGGAAGCCGCCAAAATAGAAGGACGTGAAGAAGGACGGGTAGAAGGACGGGTAGAAGGAATCGAGATAGGCATAAAAAAAAGTCAAACAGATACTGCACTCCGAATGAAATCGAAGGGAATGTCGGTAAGTGAAATTGCCGACATTACAGGTCTGACCCTGACGGAAATAGAAGCGTTGCAGGCTTAA
- the pstB gene encoding phosphate ABC transporter ATP-binding protein PstB, whose translation MKIETRDVNFWYGDFHALKGISMDIEEKSVVAFIGPSGCGKSTFLRLLNRMNDLIPATRLSGEICIDGQNIYGKGVRVDELRKNVGMVFQRPNPFPKSIFENVAYGLRVNGVTDSAFIRRRVEETLKGAALWDEVKDKLKVSAYALSGGQQQRLCIARAMAVSPSVLLMDEPASALDPISTAKVEELIHELKKQYTIVIVTHNMQQAARVSDSTAFFYMGEMIEVGDTKKIFTNPEKVETQNYITGRFG comes from the coding sequence ATGAAGATAGAGACGCGTGATGTAAACTTTTGGTATGGTGATTTCCATGCATTGAAGGGCATCAGTATGGATATTGAAGAAAAGTCGGTTGTGGCTTTTATCGGTCCTTCGGGATGCGGAAAATCCACTTTTCTCCGTTTGTTGAACAGGATGAATGATTTGATACCGGCTACCCGGTTGTCCGGCGAAATTTGCATTGACGGGCAAAACATCTATGGAAAAGGTGTCCGGGTGGATGAGCTTCGCAAGAATGTGGGTATGGTATTCCAGCGCCCCAATCCTTTTCCGAAAAGCATTTTTGAGAATGTGGCTTACGGGCTCCGTGTAAACGGTGTGACCGACAGCGCCTTTATCCGCCGGCGGGTGGAAGAAACCTTGAAAGGCGCAGCCCTTTGGGATGAAGTGAAAGACAAACTGAAAGTTTCCGCATACGCTCTTTCGGGCGGACAGCAGCAACGCCTGTGCATTGCCCGTGCGATGGCCGTGTCTCCCTCCGTATTGCTGATGGATGAGCCGGCTTCTGCCCTCGATCCTATTTCCACCGCTAAGGTAGAGGAGCTTATCCATGAGCTGAAGAAGCAATATACCATCGTTATCGTGACGCACAACATGCAGCAGGCGGCGCGTGTCAGTGACAGTACCGCCTTCTTCTATATGGGTGAGATGATAGAGGTCGGTGATACCAAAAAGATATTTACCAATCCCGAAAAGGTGGAGACGCAGAATTATATCACGGGGCGTTTCGGCTGA